TAACAGTATCTATAATTTCATATACTGGGAAGATATAACAAAATGGGAATGGCATCCTAAACATCCTAATCTTTTATTTTTTACTTTTTCAAATAAAAAAGGGAAAACAGATAGGAGAGATTGGGATATTCCATCTTCAGATAAAGAAAAGTTTGAAATTATATTAAATAAATATGTGAAACATGCTTTTGTAGATAGTTCTTTAGAAAATAAAAACCATGATTCTAAAAAAAATAAATAATCATATTAATAATTTAACTAAAAATAAATTTAGATTAATATTATATACTTGTAACACTTTGACTAAATTAATAGATTTATTATAATAATTTGAGTTGGAGGGATTCTATGAATAAGCTAAAAATAGCTTTATGCCAAATGCAAGTTGAAAAAGAAAAGAAAAAAAATATAGAAAAAGCTATAGAAATGTTAACAAAAGCTAAAGAAGAAAATTGTAATATAGCCGTTCTACCAGAAATGTTTAACTGTCCTTACGAAAATAAATATTTTAAACCTTATGGCGAAATAATAAATGAAGAAAATGCTGGAGAAACTGTAAAGGCTATTAAAAAAATTGCAAAAAATTTAAACCTTTATATTATAGCAGGTTCTATTCCTGAAATAGAAGAAGATAAAGTTTATAATACATCTATGATAGTAGATAATGAAGGTACACTAATAGCTAAACATAGAAAAATTCACTTGTTTGATATAGATGTAAAAGGAGGAGTAACCTTTAAAGAATCTGATACATTAACTCCTGGAAACAAAATAACACTCTTTGATACTCCTTGGGGAAAGCTAGGAGTTATGATATGCTATGATATAAGATTCCCCGAACTTTCTAGAATAATGGCAATTAAGGGAGCTAAAATTATATTAACCCCAGCAGCTTTTAATATGACTACAGGCCCTGCTCATTGGGATACTTTGTTTAAAAGCAGAGCATTAGATAATCAAGTCTATATGGTAGGTGTAGCACCTGCTAGGAATGAAAATAGTAATTATGTATCTTATGGTAATTCATTAATAACTAGTCCTTGGGGAAATATAATAGCTAAATTAGGTGCAAAAGAAGATATACTTTTCACAGAAATAGATTTAGATTATGAAAATAAAATAAGAGAAGAACTGCCACTTTTAAAACATAGAAGAAAAGACATATATAGTTTAACGGAAATTTAATTTAATAAGAAAATAACCATATGTTAAAATTTAAATAGCCTTCAAAGGAAAAATTGTATTCCTTGAAGGTTATTTAAAATTCTTACATTATATTCTAAAATATAAAGGAGGAGTTATGAAAAAAAGTATTAAATTATTTATAATATTTATTTTAATTGTTATTATCGCCATTATGGCTTGGTTTAAAGCTGTTAAACCAAAGGAAGGGTATTCTAATACAAAAGGAAATTTAATAAAAGAAGAAAATACTAATTATGAAGTTAATATAGGCAAAATGCCTGTATTATTAGAATTAAGTTCTCCAACTTGTGGACCTTGTAGGAAAATGACACCTATTATAAAAGAAATAAAGGAAGAGTATAAAAATAAAGTGGATACCCATATAGTAGATTTAACAAAAAACCCCCAGTTTGGAGACAAATATAAAGTTTCAGTGGTTCCAACACAAGTATTTTTAGATAAAGATGGAAAAGTATTTCTTAGACATGAAGGAATGCTTACAAAAGATGAAATTATAGATATAATAAATAAAATGGGTATAAGATAGCATGAATGAAATTATAACAAAGGGTATAAAATTAATGGGTGACAATATTTTTTTAGCCTTGCTAATATCCTTTTTAGGTGGAATAATTTCTTCCTTTAGTCCTTGTGTACTTTCCTCAATTCCTTTAATAATAGGTTATGTAAATAAATATGGTAAAAATGATAAAAAAACTGCTTTTAAATATTCTTTATTCTTTTCTTTAGGTATAATAATTACATTTACTACTTTAGGTATAATTTCTTCTTTGGTAGGAAAATTCTTTACTTCTGGTGGTAAATTGTGGTACTTGCTATTAGGTGCTATTATGCTTTTTGTTGGTTTACAGATTATAGGTGTAATAGAACCTAGGAATAAGGCATGTAAAGTACCTAAAAAGGGAAAGGGTATACTTGGAGCTTTCTTTTTAGGTATATTAGGTGGAGTTTTATCCTCACCTTGTTCTACACCTGTATTAATAGCTATATTGGCTTTCGTAGGAAGTAAAGGTAATATATTATTAGGATTCTTAATGTTACTTTTATACTCTGTAGGCCATTGTTTTGTAATAATTTTATCAGGAACTTCATTAGGTTTTGTTGAATCTTTAAGCCAATCTTCTAAAGCAAGCAAAATAAATAATTTATTAAAAATAATATTAGGTATAATTATATTAGCTATAGGACTCTATCTAATATATTTAGGCATATAAAATAGAACCTAGATTAAAAATCTAGGTTCTATTTTATATTAATTAAAGTTTAAATATAGATACACTTTCTTTTAAATTTTCTACCAAACTAACTAATTTCTCTATAGATTCAGTAATTTCTTCTATAGTAGCACTTTGTTCTTCTGTAGAAGCAGCTACTTCTTCTGTATTAGCAGAAGAAGTATTAGATATAGTTTCTATATCATACAATTTTGATGCCATATTAGTAATGCCATCATTAGAAGCTGCAATCATGGAATCTATACTTCCAAATTTATGATTAACATTAGAAAATGAGCTTAAAATTTCTTCTAAAGATTCTTTTACTTCAGCAACTATACTTTCACCTTTTTCAGATTGTGAAGCACCATCTTTTATAGAATTTAAAGCTGCTTTAGTTTTATCTTGAGTATTTAGTATTAAACTCTTAATGTTATTAGCAGAATTTATAGATTCTTCTGCTAACTTTCTAACTTCATCTGCTACTACTGCAAAACCTTTTCCAGCTTCGCCTGCTCTAGCAGCTTCAATAGAAGCATTTAACGCCAACAAGTTAGTTTGATCTGCTATACTATTTATTATTTCTACAATATTTCCTATTTCTTCTGAATTCTTTTGTAAATCATATATTATATCAGAAGAATTTAATACACTGCTCTTAATTGTAGACATTTGATTAACCATATTAGACATATTTTCTTGTCCTTTTGAAGCTAATGTATTTGTATTATTAGAAAAAGATATTATTTCATCAAATTCACTCTTTAGAGTATACATATTTCCCATAATATCGTTCATTAATAAGGATGATTCATTACTTGATTTTACTTGATTTTCTGCTCCAGAAGCAATTTCTTCCGTAGCACTAGCAATCTCTTGTGATACTGCTGAAGTTTGCTCTGCAGAAGATAAAATCTCCTGTGAAGCTCCAGCTAACTGCATTGAAAAGTTATTTATATTTTGTGTAATTTCTCTTAAACTGTCTATCATTGTGTTAAATATTTTGCTTAGCTGTCCAATTTCATCTTCATTGTTAATTTCAACCTTTTCTGTTAAGTCACCCTGTGATACTTTTTTAGCTATACTAGACAAATTATCCAATGGTTTTAAAGATATCTTTAGTATATAAAGTATTATTAATCCAGATAAAGCAAAAGTTATTAAACTTATCACTATAGAAGTTATCAATATATTCCTAAGGGCAGCTTGTTGGGTAGTTAAAGATATTCCTATATCCATAGCGCCTAATATTTTACCATTTTCATCTTTTAATGGCATGATAACGTCATAAACTTTTTCACCTTTATAATCATATATAGAAGAATGATTTTTACCTGTATTCATTACACTTTTACTTCCAGTATCATTTAGAATTTTTCCAACTCTTTTTTTATCACTATGGTAAGTAACTTTAAATTTATTATCCATAATTAAAGCAAATTTTATGTTACTATCTTTGGCTAATTTTTCTAAAAGAACTTGTGGATCTACAGACTTATTAATATTATGGATTTCATTTGCATTAATGCCTGTTTGTATTAAACCACCATTAGGCATAGCTAATGCACAATACTTATAATAATTATGATTCACATTATTTTGTCTTATTTCTTCAATAACTTGATCTTTTTTACCCTTTAATATGTCTTGTCCAGAATAATCCACTGGAAATACATAGTTTATATTTTCTGGCATATTAGAATATAGTATTTTCCCATTTTTGTCTGTTACATTTATTTCTTGTATATTACACTTTACTGCAATACTGGTCAAATATTCATTAGAAATATTTTTGTTTTCTATGACCAATTTTGAAATAGATAAAACTTTGTCTGCTAAAATTTTATCTATTTCCTTTGTAGCCCTTTGAGATGAGACAACTTGGGAACTTACTTGATTTGCTAGGTTTAACCCATCTTCTTTAACTTGATTTTGGAATTTACTACTTACCATTTTAAAGGTAAGCCCTGTTAACAAAGCCATTGAAATCAAAAAAATCAATAAAGAAGTTACTAAAATTTTCTTTTTAAAACTGAGCTTTTTTAAATTTTCTTTAGTAAACATTCCATTAACCTCCTAAATATTATTACATAATTTAGCATTATGTAATAATATTATAATAATTTTTTAAATTTAAATCAAACTAAAATTTAAATTATAATTATTTACAAAGTGGGACAAAAAATACCCTGCTATAAAAATAGCAGGGTATTTTTGTTTTGTTAGTTTTATAATTTATATAAAGGGTAAAAGGCTAAAATTTTAAAATTAGCCTATAAAGCTATCACAATAGGTATCATAACCTTTTAAATGTTCAGCATAGTTATGAGCTTCAGAATTTATGCCATAAGTTATAATTAAATTTCTTATAAATTCCTCTTTTGACATTCCTGAATCACATATTAAGCCATCAACTTGATCCAATACACTTTTAGGAATTTTATTAAAGTTTTTGTTCATAGAAAACACTCCTTTAATTTTAAGTTAAATTCTGAATAGAGTATACTATATATTATGTATACATTTACACAAAAGTTTTATTAATCATATTACAATATAAAGTATAGCATTTATTCTATTTAAAATCAATATAAACAACATAATTATATAAAAAAATAAATGTGTGTTAAAATAATAATATGGAAATTAAATATAATATTACTTTATAATATGATCAATATATAATTCAAATGAATAATTTAAGAAATAAAAAATATTTTTAATGATTAACAACAATACGAAAATGTGTTATTATGAATAACGGTATAATGTTTAAAAATAATCGTAAGAACAGTATTATTAAATATTTAAATAGAAAGGGTATAACTAATGAAGGATTTTATTTTTGATTTAACTTTAATTTTTCAAATTTTTGTATTTATTATAACATTATATTACCTTATATTATCTTTATTCGGTATATATAAAAAAAAGGACAACAATGCTGAAAAATGCAGTCCAAAAAAGAACTTTGCTCTAGTCGTAGCAGCTCATAATGAAGAAATGGTTATAGGAAAAATAATAGAGAGCTTGGAATCACTAGACTATCCTAAAAATCTGTATGATATTTTTATAATAGCGGACAATTGTACTGATAATACTGCTAAAATTGCCAAAACTTATGATGGAATATATGTTTGTGAAAGAAATGTACCTGATAAACGTGGAAAGGGTTATGCTTTAGAATGGATGTTTTCTAAATTATTTAAAATGGACAAAAACTATGATGCTATAGCAATATTTGATGCAGATAATTTAGTTTCTAAAAACTTTTTAAAAGAAATGAATTACAAGATGCTTAAGGGATACAAAGTAGTTCAAGGATACATAGATAGCAAAAATCCTAATGATTCTTGGATAACTGGTTCTTATTCTATAGCTTTTTGGACAACAAATAGATTATTTCAGCTAGCAAGAGCTAATTTGGGACTATCAAATCAAATAGGTGGCACTGGCTTTTGTATGGATTCAGAAACTCTAAAAGAATTAGGTTGGGGTGCTACTTGTTTAACAGAGGACTTAGAATTTACATGTAAATTAGTTTTAAATGGTCATAAAGTAGGTTGGGCTCATAATGCTAGAGTTTATGATGAAAAACCTCTTACTTTAAAGCAATCTTGGAACCAAAGAAAAAGATGGATGCAAGGATTTGCAGATGTATCTTCAAGATTTTTTACAAAACTTATAAAAAAGGCTTTTAAAGAAAGAAGTTTTATTGCTTTAGATTGTGCTTTATATACAGTACAACCTTTTGTTACTATTTTGCTTGCATTATCAGCTCTCCTTACATTAATACAAAATAATTGTTCTAAAGGAGCTAATATATTTGTAATAAGTTATTTATTTTCGCCTTGGATATGGAAAACTTTTAGTATAGTACAATTTTTATTTACTCCTCTTATTATGCTTTTAGAAAAGAAACTTTCTAAAGGAATGTTTTTGACATTTTCAGCTTATTCTTTAAATGTATTTTTATTTACATTAATTTTAGGAAGTAAGCCAAAGTTATATGAAGTAGCTATTTTATCAATAATATATTTAGGAATCTTTATACTACTTTTATATATAGTAGACAGAAAAAAATCATTAAAAATGTTTATATGGTATTTATTATATGGTATTTATACATTAACTTGGATACCAATAACCATACAAGGAATTCTAAATAAAAATGATAAAGAATGGAGCCACACAAAACATATAAGAGAAATAAGTATACAAGAGATGGATTAAAAACACAGGCATATATAAATAAAGTTTATATATGCCTGTGTTTTTGAATATAATTTTTTTAAACAATTATATACTTATTTATCAAGTTTATTTATTAAAAATAGTATTAACAAAGGAAATCTCATTATTTTATAGAAATTAAATAATGAGATTTTTATTATTTAAAGACTAATCACAAAAATTATATGATTACAATTATAAACTACTAAATATAAAATTGATCCTATAATATATTAGGAGGGGTATTATGGATGAAAATATTATAATAAATATATTTAAAAAAGAAATGATTCTAGGATTCGGTGTTACAGAACCAGCCTCTATAGCTTTATCCACTGCTAAAGCCTATGAAATAATTGGTGGGAAAATAAAAAATATAAAAATCCTAACAGATGCTGGATTATTTAAAAATGCTTTTTCTTGCACAATTCCAGGCACAAAAGAAGTTGGAAATGAAATGGCCGCTTTACTGGGAGCTATTAGTGGTGATTCTTCCTTAGGTTTACAATGTTTAAAAAAAATAAAAAAAGAAGATATAAAAGAAGCTAAATCCATGTTAGATAAAATTGATGTAGAAATAAAATCAGAAGCAGAAAATCTTTATGTAGAAGCTATAGTAAACACAAATAATGGAGTAGGAAGAACTATAATAAGATATAAGCATGATAATATAATTTTAGTAGAAAAAAATAATAAGGTTTTATACCAAAAAGAATATACACCCAACAAAAATATTACTTTTTCAGAAGAAAATATAGATTCTAAAAAAATAACTGAAATGAAATTAGAAGAAATATTACAATTTGTAAATACTGTTAATTATAAAAAAATAGATTTTTTATTAGAGTCAGTTAAAATGAACAAAAAACTATCTGAAAAAGGCTTAGAAGAAGGTCTAGGCATAGGATTGGGCAAATTAATTTTAGAAGGTTGCGATAAAAATAATTATGAATTATATGCTGAAGCACTTACTTGTGGCGCTATAGATGCTAGGGTATCTGGTGCAGCTATACCTGCAATGACAGTAACAGGAAGCGGTAATCATGGCATAATAACTACACTACCTTTACTAGCCATAAAAGAAAAGAAAAATTTAAATAATGAAACATTGGCAAGATCCATAGCTTTAAGCTATATAATAAATATATATATAAAAGAATTTTCCGGGAAGTTGTCTGCTTTCTGCGGATGTGCTATAGCTGCAGGCACAGGAGTAAGTGCAGGAATTTGTTATTTATTAGGCGGTGAATCAAAAGAAATCGAAAATACTATAAAAAATATGGCATCTAATATTACAGGGATAATTTGCACTGGAGGAAATTCAGCATGTTCACTGAAAGCAAACACTGGAGTGAAAGCAGCTTTTTTAAGTGCTAAAATGGCGCTTAACAATATAGTGATACCAAATAAATGTGGTATTGTTGGTGATTCCATAGAAACTACAATGAAAAATATAGGTAGAATAGCTTACCCTGGAATGATAAAAACAGATAAAGAAATATTAAATATAATGATAGAATGTTCAAAATAAATTAATTATGCTATCCTAAATTTTAAAGGTAAAAAATTAAAATAAAAAGTACTTTTAGTGAACAAATAGCTATAGAAATAAAAAATGCTAAATTTCCCTAAAAGTACTTTCTATATTTATACCTTTAAAAGTTATCATGGTAATTTCCAATTATACGCTATTTATTGTACTTTGTTCTCTATAATATGTTCTTTACCGCCATAATCTTGACACATTTAAATAAAAAGTGTAAATTTAAAATTAATTTGTCATAATTTGAAGGAGGTTTTAATTATGCAACAATTGGAATTAAAATATGGGAAGGATTCTATAAAATTTTCATTACCAGAAGAAAATATATTAGGGGTAATAGATCGCAATAAGTGGAATTTAGATAAAACAGAAGAAGAAATAATAAAAGACTCTATAGAAAATCCTATATGCAGTGCCCCTTTAAAGGAACTTGTTCATGAAGGTGAAAAAATTTGTATTGTTATACCAGATATAACTAGAGCTTGGCAAAGATCAAGTGTATACTTGCCTTATATAGTAGAAGAAATAAAAAAAGGTGGAGTAAAGGATGAGGATATAATTTTCTTAAGTTCTACAGGTACCCATAGAAAACAAACAGAAGAAGAACACAAAATACTTATAGGAGAAAAACTATATAAAAATTATAAAATAATTGACCATGTTAGTACTAAAAAAGAGGATTTAGTTTATGTTGGTAAGACCTCTTACAACACTCCTATAATGATTAATAAACTTGCATTAGAATGTGATCATGTAATCCTTACTGGTGCAATAATATACCATTTCTTAGTAGGTTATTCTGGCGGTAAAAAGGCTATATTACCAGGTATAAGTAGCTTTGAAACAGTAATGGCTAATCATGCTTTATCCTTATCTGGAAATCTTGGTGATGGTGAAAATCCTAATGTACGTGCAGGTAATATATATGAAAATCCAATTCATAATGATATGTTAGAAGCTGCAAGCTTTATAAGACCTACATTTTTATTTAATGTAATAATAGGCCCAGATGGTAATATAGGCGCTGCAGTATCTGGAAATTATATAAAAGCCCACGATAAAGGCAGAGAATATGTAGACAAAATAGATGGAGTAGATATAAAAGAAAAAGCAGATTTGGTTATATCTACAGCTGGAGGATTTCCTAAAGACATAAATTTCTATCAATCTTCTAAAACTATAGTTAATTCAAGAGAAGCCTGCAAAGAAGATGGTACAATTATAATACTATCAGAATGCAGTGAAGGACTAGGTGGAGATGAAGGCGTTAAAATGATGCTTGCAGACTTTACTAATGCCTTAGATAGGGAAAAAGAACTTAGAGATAATTATAGTATATCAAAACATACAAGCTATATAGCCTGTGATACAGCCGAAAAATTTAATTTAATATTAGTAAGTAATATAAACCCTGATATTATGAAAAATACAAAAATCAAAGTTGTAAAAACTTTAGAAGAAGCTTTAGATATAGTAAAAAAAGAAAAGGGAGATCATCTAAAAACTTATGTATTACCTCATGGAGCTAATACACTACCTAAATTAGTATAATATAAGGAAATTACGACTT
Above is a window of Clostridium sporogenes DNA encoding:
- a CDS encoding carbon-nitrogen hydrolase family protein is translated as MNKLKIALCQMQVEKEKKKNIEKAIEMLTKAKEENCNIAVLPEMFNCPYENKYFKPYGEIINEENAGETVKAIKKIAKNLNLYIIAGSIPEIEEDKVYNTSMIVDNEGTLIAKHRKIHLFDIDVKGGVTFKESDTLTPGNKITLFDTPWGKLGVMICYDIRFPELSRIMAIKGAKIILTPAAFNMTTGPAHWDTLFKSRALDNQVYMVGVAPARNENSNYVSYGNSLITSPWGNIIAKLGAKEDILFTEIDLDYENKIREELPLLKHRRKDIYSLTEI
- a CDS encoding cytochrome c biogenesis CcdA family protein; this translates as MNEIITKGIKLMGDNIFLALLISFLGGIISSFSPCVLSSIPLIIGYVNKYGKNDKKTAFKYSLFFSLGIIITFTTLGIISSLVGKFFTSGGKLWYLLLGAIMLFVGLQIIGVIEPRNKACKVPKKGKGILGAFFLGILGGVLSSPCSTPVLIAILAFVGSKGNILLGFLMLLLYSVGHCFVIILSGTSLGFVESLSQSSKASKINNLLKIILGIIILAIGLYLIYLGI
- a CDS encoding L-serine ammonia-lyase, iron-sulfur-dependent, subunit alpha, yielding MDENIIINIFKKEMILGFGVTEPASIALSTAKAYEIIGGKIKNIKILTDAGLFKNAFSCTIPGTKEVGNEMAALLGAISGDSSLGLQCLKKIKKEDIKEAKSMLDKIDVEIKSEAENLYVEAIVNTNNGVGRTIIRYKHDNIILVEKNNKVLYQKEYTPNKNITFSEENIDSKKITEMKLEEILQFVNTVNYKKIDFLLESVKMNKKLSEKGLEEGLGIGLGKLILEGCDKNNYELYAEALTCGAIDARVSGAAIPAMTVTGSGNHGIITTLPLLAIKEKKNLNNETLARSIALSYIINIYIKEFSGKLSAFCGCAIAAGTGVSAGICYLLGGESKEIENTIKNMASNITGIICTGGNSACSLKANTGVKAAFLSAKMALNNIVIPNKCGIVGDSIETTMKNIGRIAYPGMIKTDKEILNIMIECSK
- a CDS encoding glycosyltransferase — encoded protein: MKDFIFDLTLIFQIFVFIITLYYLILSLFGIYKKKDNNAEKCSPKKNFALVVAAHNEEMVIGKIIESLESLDYPKNLYDIFIIADNCTDNTAKIAKTYDGIYVCERNVPDKRGKGYALEWMFSKLFKMDKNYDAIAIFDADNLVSKNFLKEMNYKMLKGYKVVQGYIDSKNPNDSWITGSYSIAFWTTNRLFQLARANLGLSNQIGGTGFCMDSETLKELGWGATCLTEDLEFTCKLVLNGHKVGWAHNARVYDEKPLTLKQSWNQRKRWMQGFADVSSRFFTKLIKKAFKERSFIALDCALYTVQPFVTILLALSALLTLIQNNCSKGANIFVISYLFSPWIWKTFSIVQFLFTPLIMLLEKKLSKGMFLTFSAYSLNVFLFTLILGSKPKLYEVAILSIIYLGIFILLLYIVDRKKSLKMFIWYLLYGIYTLTWIPITIQGILNKNDKEWSHTKHIREISIQEMD
- the larA gene encoding nickel-dependent lactate racemase, with protein sequence MQQLELKYGKDSIKFSLPEENILGVIDRNKWNLDKTEEEIIKDSIENPICSAPLKELVHEGEKICIVIPDITRAWQRSSVYLPYIVEEIKKGGVKDEDIIFLSSTGTHRKQTEEEHKILIGEKLYKNYKIIDHVSTKKEDLVYVGKTSYNTPIMINKLALECDHVILTGAIIYHFLVGYSGGKKAILPGISSFETVMANHALSLSGNLGDGENPNVRAGNIYENPIHNDMLEAASFIRPTFLFNVIIGPDGNIGAAVSGNYIKAHDKGREYVDKIDGVDIKEKADLVISTAGGFPKDINFYQSSKTIVNSREACKEDGTIIILSECSEGLGGDEGVKMMLADFTNALDREKELRDNYSISKHTSYIACDTAEKFNLILVSNINPDIMKNTKIKVVKTLEEALDIVKKEKGDHLKTYVLPHGANTLPKLV
- a CDS encoding methyl-accepting chemotaxis protein gives rise to the protein MFTKENLKKLSFKKKILVTSLLIFLISMALLTGLTFKMVSSKFQNQVKEDGLNLANQVSSQVVSSQRATKEIDKILADKVLSISKLVIENKNISNEYLTSIAVKCNIQEINVTDKNGKILYSNMPENINYVFPVDYSGQDILKGKKDQVIEEIRQNNVNHNYYKYCALAMPNGGLIQTGINANEIHNINKSVDPQVLLEKLAKDSNIKFALIMDNKFKVTYHSDKKRVGKILNDTGSKSVMNTGKNHSSIYDYKGEKVYDVIMPLKDENGKILGAMDIGISLTTQQAALRNILITSIVISLITFALSGLIILYILKISLKPLDNLSSIAKKVSQGDLTEKVEINNEDEIGQLSKIFNTMIDSLREITQNINNFSMQLAGASQEILSSAEQTSAVSQEIASATEEIASGAENQVKSSNESSLLMNDIMGNMYTLKSEFDEIISFSNNTNTLASKGQENMSNMVNQMSTIKSSVLNSSDIIYDLQKNSEEIGNIVEIINSIADQTNLLALNASIEAARAGEAGKGFAVVADEVRKLAEESINSANNIKSLILNTQDKTKAALNSIKDGASQSEKGESIVAEVKESLEEILSSFSNVNHKFGSIDSMIAASNDGITNMASKLYDIETISNTSSANTEEVAASTEEQSATIEEITESIEKLVSLVENLKESVSIFKL
- a CDS encoding thioredoxin family protein, with the protein product MKKSIKLFIIFILIVIIAIMAWFKAVKPKEGYSNTKGNLIKEENTNYEVNIGKMPVLLELSSPTCGPCRKMTPIIKEIKEEYKNKVDTHIVDLTKNPQFGDKYKVSVVPTQVFLDKDGKVFLRHEGMLTKDEIIDIINKMGIR
- a CDS encoding ribbon-helix-helix domain-containing protein, producing the protein MNKNFNKIPKSVLDQVDGLICDSGMSKEEFIRNLIITYGINSEAHNYAEHLKGYDTYCDSFIG